Part of the Candidatus Hydrogenedentota bacterium genome, ACAGACGGAGCGGCGAGTGCGACAGGAGAAAGGTCTGAGATTTTAGCTCGGGTCACTGAGCCAGGACTTATAGGTCCCATGGGACCCATATGTCCCATTCCTTGGGCCGATATAGAGAATAGGAGAAAGCAAACCAGACGCATGGGTGTGAAGACTACCATGAAAGCCGCGATCCTTGCCGGAGGACTCGCCTCGCGCTTGAAAGGGGTCGTAGATGATCGGCCGAAGTGTTTGGTCGAGATTAACGGGCAGCCCTTTCTGTGGCATCTGCTGCGACGCGTACGTAAGGCAGGTTTCACGCACGTTGTGATGCTGACCGGGCACCGTAGCAATGCCGTTCGCGATTACCTCGACAATGGCTCTGCGTTCGGGCTTGAAGTGGAGTACTCGGTTGAACCTGCGCCGTTGGGGACGGCGGGCGCCGTAAAGCACGCGCAGCCCTTGCTGCCCGATCCGTTCCTTCTGCTCAATGGAGACACGTTAGTCGATGTCGATCTTGGTCTAATGCGTGATGCGCACGCGACGTCTCCCGCGCGCTCGGCCACCATAGCGTTATGCCGCATGGATGACGCCTCGACCTACGGTTCCGTCGTCGTCGATACCGCAAATCGCGTGCTTCGGTTCGATGAAAAATGCCCGGAGCCTGCACCCGGCTTAGTAAATGCAGGTGCTTATATTCTTGCTCCCGAAGTACTCAATCTCATCCCTGCGGGAGTTCCCTACAGCATGGAGCGAGATCTGCTTCCCTCACTGCTGACCCGGCAAATGCCAG contains:
- a CDS encoding NTP transferase domain-containing protein, which codes for MKAAILAGGLASRLKGVVDDRPKCLVEINGQPFLWHLLRRVRKAGFTHVVMLTGHRSNAVRDYLDNGSAFGLEVEYSVEPAPLGTAGAVKHAQPLLPDPFLLLNGDTLVDVDLGLMRDAHATSPARSATIALCRMDDASTYGSVVVDTANRVLRFDEKCPEPAPGLVNAGAYILAPEVLNLIPAGVPYSMERDLLPSLLTRQMPVYGFQFQGEFIDIGTAERLTIAAQHPLFNAPPI